Proteins found in one Balearica regulorum gibbericeps isolate bBalReg1 chromosome 17, bBalReg1.pri, whole genome shotgun sequence genomic segment:
- the LOC142604245 gene encoding leukemia inhibitory factor-like produces MAQGAASSLHPVTPQCPPSPSSSSPAVTKGLFILWAVPGQGGRPLQPPTLQQTQALVRHMAEDAQELFIFYEEDQRLTIHNNLCRTNHPPDWLRGSVTGPRGLRALWRTMTRMAQVLQNITRHQRDLNPPGAEILRRLASTHLKVRGLLSNLEGLFLSPSSRPSRQPPPGPTAPTKVFRQKLEGCRTLWSYSRFMAKLSTQLEARSRHEHREKLRSQRGSQLPARS; encoded by the exons ATGGCACAGGGGGCTGCCTCATCCCTGCACCCAGTGACGCCCCAGTGTCCCccatctccctcctcttcctccccagctgTCACCAAAGGGCTCTTCATCCTCTGGGCAGTGCCGGGCCAGGGGGGGcggcccctgcagccccccaccctgcagcagaCCCAGGCGCTGGTGAGGCACATGGCCGAGGACGCGCAGGAGCTTTTCATCTTCTAC GAGGAGGACCAGCGCCTCACCATCCACAACAACCTCTGCCGCACCAACCACCCGCCTGACTGGCTGCGGGGATCGGTGACGGGGCCCAGGGGGCTGCGGGCTCTGTGGAGGACCATGACGCGCATGGCCCAGGTGCTGCAGAACATCACCCGGCACCAGCGTGACCTCAACCCCCCCGGCGCCGAAATCCTTCGCCGCTTGGCCAGCACCCACCTGAAAGTGCGAGGGCTCCTCAGCAACCTGGAGGGGCTTTTCCTGTCCCCCAGCTCCCGCCCCAGCCGCCAGCCCCCGCCCGggcccacagcacccaccaaGGTCTTCCGGCAGAAGCTGGAGGGGTGCCGGACCCTCTGGAGCTACTCCCGCTTCATGGCCAAGCTCAGCacccagctggaggccaggagcCGCCACGAGCACCGAGAGAAGCTGAGATCACAGCGGGGCTCACAGCTGCCCGCACGCTCCTAG